The following are from one region of the Phormidium sp. PBR-2020 genome:
- a CDS encoding transposase gives MDTPSANYDQPWKEAIEDYLEPFLEFFFPQVHELIDWTKSYQSLDKELQQISPSGSEGERECDKLFKVWQKSGEDAYLLIHTEVQSQGDPNFDKRMYVYHYRSFDIHPKVISLAILGDERPQWRPSGYRYELAGCRVEFTFPTVKLLDYQQQWETLEQSSNPFALLVMAHLKTHATRGQAEEREAWKWNLVQLLYERDYTEEEVIRFFRLLDWMMTLPQVLQERFDTKLRQYQEERNMPILSNIERQALETGRQEGRQEGLEEGSLDMARSAILDVLTVRFNQVPGQVSDRLGQIRDVSRLRHLLQQATVATTIGEFMAGIGD, from the coding sequence TTGGATACCCCCTCAGCTAACTATGACCAACCCTGGAAAGAGGCGATCGAAGACTACCTAGAGCCATTTCTAGAATTTTTCTTTCCCCAAGTCCATGAGCTAATCGATTGGACAAAATCCTACCAATCCTTAGACAAAGAACTGCAACAAATCAGTCCCAGTGGCAGCGAAGGAGAGCGCGAATGTGACAAACTCTTTAAAGTTTGGCAAAAAAGCGGAGAAGACGCTTATCTTCTGATTCACACCGAAGTCCAAAGTCAAGGAGATCCCAACTTTGACAAACGGATGTATGTCTATCACTATCGCTCCTTTGACATCCACCCTAAAGTCATCAGTCTCGCCATCCTCGGCGATGAGCGACCCCAATGGCGACCGAGTGGCTATCGTTACGAACTAGCCGGATGTCGTGTTGAGTTCACCTTTCCCACGGTGAAACTTCTCGACTATCAGCAGCAGTGGGAAACCCTGGAACAGTCCTCGAATCCCTTTGCCTTGCTGGTGATGGCCCACCTGAAAACCCACGCCACCCGAGGCCAAGCCGAGGAACGCGAAGCCTGGAAATGGAATCTGGTTCAACTGCTCTATGAACGAGATTATACTGAAGAGGAGGTCATCCGCTTTTTCCGACTGCTAGACTGGATGATGACCCTGCCTCAGGTCTTACAAGAGCGTTTCGATACCAAACTTCGTCAGTATCAGGAGGAACGAAATATGCCAATTCTCAGCAACATTGAACGTCAAGCCTTAGAAACCGGTCGCCAAGAAGGTCGCCAAGAAGGACTTGAAGAAGGCAGTTTAGACATGGCTCGTTCAGCCATTCTCGATGTGTTGACGGTGCGCTTTAATCAGGTTCCGGGTCAGGTGAGCGATCGCCTCGGGCAAATTCGTGATGTCTCCCGCCTCCGACACCTGTTACAACAGGCAACCGTTGCCACAACCATCGGGGAGTTTATGGCGGGAATCGGGGACTAA
- a CDS encoding PLP-dependent aminotransferase family protein, whose amino-acid sequence MTDISPLQRREGDVLYEVVAHRLESLIEAGTLQPGDRLPSVRKLKSQLSISSSTVLEAYRLLEDRGLIEAKPRSGYFVKLHLRRLPEEPTATQPHRQIYGVDLSLAMRLNAALGRNPQGLQLGAAVPSPKLLPITALNRITARLLRDQPELAHSYGSALGRPELRHEIARRLLDAGCSVTPDEIVVTNGAMEAVYLCLQAATQPGDVVAVESPTYFGLFEALAALHLQVLELPTDPREGICLDTLKKALQQKQIAACLLVSNFSNPLGSLMSAVKKQQLVALMSHHQIPIIEDDIYGELQFEGPRPPALKAFDLQGWVMYCSSFSKTLSPGLRVGWASPGRFQIQVEQGKMATNFATAIIPQLTVATFLQNGGYDRHLRRLRSAYRTQTLQMIQSVGEAFPSGTKVSRPLGGHVLWVELPEYIDTLDLYELACRQDIYIAPGAMFSQSGHSRHGFRLNCGHPRSRELDVAVSQLGELAQKLLIESGMSYHRSSFRSADI is encoded by the coding sequence ATGACTGACATCTCTCCCCTTCAGCGACGTGAAGGAGATGTACTGTACGAGGTTGTAGCTCATCGCTTAGAGTCCCTCATTGAAGCCGGAACCCTGCAACCCGGAGATCGCCTTCCCTCGGTTCGCAAACTCAAATCACAACTGTCGATCAGTTCCTCAACAGTTCTTGAAGCCTATCGTCTCCTCGAAGATCGCGGCCTGATTGAAGCCAAACCGCGATCGGGCTATTTCGTCAAATTACACCTGCGTCGTCTTCCTGAAGAACCCACAGCCACACAGCCTCATCGTCAAATTTATGGCGTGGATTTATCCTTGGCGATGCGCCTCAACGCAGCGTTAGGCCGGAACCCCCAAGGACTACAACTCGGTGCAGCAGTTCCTAGCCCTAAACTCTTGCCAATTACGGCGTTAAATCGTATTACCGCCCGACTCCTGCGCGATCAGCCTGAGCTAGCTCACAGTTATGGCTCTGCGCTAGGGCGGCCTGAGTTACGCCACGAAATCGCGCGACGACTTCTTGACGCTGGCTGTTCAGTAACCCCCGATGAAATTGTTGTCACGAATGGAGCCATGGAAGCAGTCTACCTATGTTTGCAGGCCGCAACTCAGCCCGGAGATGTCGTGGCCGTTGAATCTCCGACCTATTTTGGCTTATTTGAAGCCCTAGCCGCACTTCACCTACAGGTTTTGGAGTTACCCACAGATCCCCGTGAAGGAATCTGTTTGGACACCTTGAAAAAGGCCCTGCAACAGAAGCAAATTGCCGCTTGTTTGCTAGTCTCGAACTTTAGTAATCCGTTAGGAAGTCTTATGAGTGCTGTCAAAAAACAGCAGCTTGTGGCCTTGATGTCTCACCACCAAATTCCCATAATTGAAGACGATATCTATGGCGAGTTACAATTCGAAGGACCCCGCCCTCCAGCCCTGAAAGCCTTTGATCTCCAGGGATGGGTTATGTACTGTTCCTCATTTAGCAAAACCCTATCTCCAGGATTACGGGTGGGCTGGGCGAGTCCTGGTCGTTTCCAAATCCAGGTTGAACAGGGTAAGATGGCGACCAACTTTGCCACAGCCATCATTCCTCAATTAACAGTAGCCACCTTTCTCCAAAATGGCGGCTACGATCGCCACCTCCGTCGTCTGCGTAGTGCCTATCGCACACAAACATTACAGATGATTCAGTCAGTGGGTGAGGCGTTTCCTTCGGGAACCAAGGTCTCACGACCTCTTGGAGGTCATGTACTTTGGGTTGAGTTGCCAGAGTATATTGATACCCTTGACCTCTATGAACTCGCCTGTCGTCAAGATATTTACATTGCCCCAGGTGCTATGTTTTCTCAATCAGGTCATTCCCGTCATGGCTTTCGTCTTAACTGTGGCCATCCCCGTTCCCGTGAACTCGATGTTGCGGTGAGTCAGTTAGGTGAGTTAGCCCAAAAACTCCTCATTGAGTCGGGAATGTCCTACCATCGCTCTTCATTTAGGAGCGCTGACATCTAA
- a CDS encoding RidA family protein, protein MSQIQRVFSGAPWEADVAYCRALRRGDRIFVSGTAPVDAEGRVVDPGNGYEQARCCLKRIQAALQEVGADVEHVVRTRMFVTDISRWEDYAQAHREVFEEYPPVTTMVEVRSLITPEMLIEIEAEAIVI, encoded by the coding sequence ATGAGTCAAATTCAGCGTGTTTTTTCGGGCGCACCTTGGGAAGCCGATGTCGCGTATTGTCGTGCCCTTCGTCGGGGCGATCGCATTTTTGTTTCCGGAACAGCACCTGTGGATGCTGAGGGTAGGGTCGTTGACCCTGGTAACGGTTATGAGCAAGCGCGATGTTGTCTCAAGCGGATTCAAGCGGCGTTACAGGAGGTGGGGGCTGATGTAGAACATGTGGTTCGTACCCGTATGTTTGTGACAGATATCAGCCGTTGGGAAGACTATGCTCAGGCACATCGCGAGGTATTTGAGGAGTATCCTCCAGTCACGACAATGGTGGAAGTACGGTCTCTCATCACTCCTGAGATGCTTATTGAAATTGAAGCTGAGGCGATTGTCATATAG
- a CDS encoding transposase: MDTPSANYDQPWKEAIEDYLEPFLAFFFPQVHELIDWTKSYQSLDKELQQISPSGSEGERECDKLFKVWQKSGEDAYLLIHTEVQSQGDPNFDKRMYVYHYRSFDIHPKVISLAILGDERPQWRPSGYRYELAGCRVEFTFPTVKLLDYQQQWETLEQSSNPFALLVMAHLKTHATRGQAEEREAWKWNLVQLLYERDYTEEEVIRFFRLLDWMMTLPQVLQERFDTKLRQYQEERNMPILSNIERQALETGRQEGRQEGRQEGRQEGLEEGSLDMARSAILDVLTVRFNQVPGQVSDRLGQIRDVSRLRHLLQQATVATTISEFIAGIGD; this comes from the coding sequence TTGGATACCCCATCAGCTAACTATGACCAACCCTGGAAAGAGGCGATCGAAGACTACCTAGAGCCATTTCTCGCATTTTTCTTTCCCCAAGTCCATGAGCTAATCGATTGGACGAAATCTTACCAATCCTTAGACAAAGAACTGCAACAAATCAGTCCCAGTGGCAGCGAAGGAGAGCGCGAATGTGACAAACTCTTTAAGGTCTGGCAAAAAAGCGGAGAAGACGCTTATCTTCTGATTCACACCGAAGTCCAAAGTCAAGGAGATCCCAACTTTGACAAACGGATGTATGTCTATCACTATCGCTCCTTTGACATCCACCCCAAAGTCATCAGTCTCGCCATCCTCGGCGATGAGCGACCCCAATGGCGACCGAGTGGCTATCGTTACGAACTAGCCGGATGTCGTGTTGAGTTCACCTTTCCCACGGTGAAACTTCTCGACTATCAACAGCAGTGGGAAACCCTGGAACAGTCCTCGAATCCCTTTGCCTTGCTGGTAATGGCACACCTGAAAACCCACGCCACCCGAGGCCAAGCCGAGGAACGCGAAGCCTGGAAATGGAATCTGGTTCAACTGCTCTATGAACGAGATTATACTGAAGAGGAGGTCATCCGCTTTTTCCGATTGCTAGACTGGATGATGACCCTGCCTCAGGTCTTACAAGAGCGTTTCGATACCAAACTTCGTCAGTATCAGGAGGAACGAAATATGCCAATTCTCAGCAACATTGAACGTCAAGCCTTAGAAACCGGTCGCCAAGAAGGTCGCCAAGAAGGTCGCCAAGAAGGTCGCCAAGAAGGACTTGAAGAAGGCAGTTTAGACATGGCTCGTTCAGCCATTCTCGATGTGTTGACGGTGCGCTTTAATCAGGTTCCGGGTCAGGTGAGCGATCGCCTCGGGCAAATTCGTGATGTCTCCCGCCTCCGACACCTGTTACAACAGGCAACCGTTGCCACAACCATCAGCGAGTTTATCGCGGGAATCGGGGACTAA
- a CDS encoding IS630 family transposase — protein sequence MLWKVSLGWTIENSAVAVGLSYRYARTIVKRYNQQGEKGVINQRNKTKINPRGREPLLNGEQLEKLKQALKKAPSDGGLWTGPKVARWIEKETGREKVWPQRGWDYLKKCHYSWQRPRPRHRKGNKEAQEEYKKNLPKKVTEIQNKHPDSEVEVWFFDEHRVGLKSILAKVWSETGQRPEAVVQHRYEWVYVYGFVNPKTGETHWYLIPRVNVKWLNLVLETFAEEVGVGENKIILLVQDNAGWHRSPKLQVNEGIFVDFLPPYSPELQPAERLWKLVDEPLVNRCFDTIEDLEDVLEQRCCVLSEQMQEEIRDLTNYHWLEYA from the coding sequence CTGTTATGGAAAGTGAGCTTAGGATGGACAATAGAAAACAGTGCCGTAGCGGTGGGGTTGAGCTATCGCTACGCCCGAACAATCGTAAAGCGATATAACCAGCAAGGAGAGAAGGGAGTCATTAACCAAAGGAACAAAACCAAAATCAATCCCCGAGGGCGGGAACCTTTACTCAATGGCGAGCAACTCGAAAAGCTTAAGCAAGCCTTAAAAAAAGCGCCGTCAGATGGAGGACTATGGACAGGACCCAAGGTGGCGCGATGGATTGAAAAAGAAACGGGACGGGAAAAAGTCTGGCCCCAAAGGGGGTGGGATTACCTAAAAAAGTGTCATTACTCTTGGCAGCGACCGAGACCCAGGCATCGAAAAGGAAATAAAGAAGCCCAAGAAGAGTATAAAAAAAACTTGCCAAAGAAAGTCACGGAAATTCAAAATAAACATCCTGATTCCGAAGTTGAAGTTTGGTTTTTCGACGAACACCGAGTGGGTCTAAAGTCAATCCTAGCGAAAGTTTGGAGTGAGACTGGACAACGCCCCGAAGCCGTGGTTCAGCACCGGTATGAGTGGGTCTATGTCTACGGGTTCGTTAATCCAAAAACGGGAGAAACACATTGGTATTTAATCCCAAGAGTGAATGTGAAGTGGTTGAATTTAGTCTTAGAAACCTTTGCCGAAGAAGTGGGGGTTGGAGAGAATAAAATAATCCTCTTAGTTCAAGATAATGCGGGCTGGCATCGAAGCCCAAAACTTCAGGTGAATGAGGGAATCTTTGTAGATTTTTTACCTCCCTATTCTCCCGAGCTTCAACCAGCCGAACGGCTGTGGAAGTTAGTAGATGAACCACTGGTCAATCGATGTTTTGATACCATTGAAGACCTGGAAGATGTTCTTGAACAACGTTGTTGTGTTCTTAGTGAACAGATGCAAGAAGAAATTCGCGATTTGACAAATTATCACTGGCTAGAGTACGCCTGA
- the prfC gene encoding peptide chain release factor 3: protein MSDELRTELQEAIDTRRTFAIISHPDAGKTTLTEKVLLYGGAIHEAGAVKSRRSQRHATSDWMAMEQQRGISITSTVLQFLYKDHHINLLDTPGHQDFGEDTYRTLTAADNAVMLEDAAKGLEPQTRKLFEVCRMRSLPIFTFINKMDRPSRDPLELLDEIEQELGLATYPVTWPIGSGDRFTGVYDRRQGKVHLFKRTAHGSKAAEDTVFELGDPRLADLIEPELYHQLKDEIEILDELGTDFDLEAIHAGQLTPVFFGSAMTNFGVQLFLDAFVDYSLKPYPRHSTQDDIDPTYPEFTGFVFKLQANMDPKHRDRVAFVRVCSGKFEKDMTVQHARTGKTVRLSRPQKLFAQGRESLDTAYPGDVIGLNNPGMFAIGDTIYNGKKLEYEGIPCFSPEIFAYLRNVNPSKFKQFRKGVAELREEGAVQIMYSVDESKRDPILAAVGQLQFEVVQFRMETEYGVDTRLELLPFTVARWVQGGWPALEEAGRIFNTAAVKDSWERPVLLFRNEWNVAQVQADHPKLQLSNIAPVVSGKEPIER, encoded by the coding sequence ATGAGCGACGAGCTGCGAACCGAACTGCAAGAGGCGATCGATACTCGACGTACCTTTGCAATTATCTCCCACCCTGACGCTGGGAAAACCACCCTCACGGAGAAAGTGCTGCTGTATGGGGGGGCGATTCATGAAGCGGGGGCCGTGAAGTCGCGGCGATCGCAGCGTCACGCCACATCCGACTGGATGGCCATGGAACAACAGCGGGGGATTTCCATTACCTCAACGGTGTTGCAGTTCCTCTATAAAGACCATCATATTAATCTCCTCGATACTCCCGGACACCAAGACTTCGGCGAAGATACCTATCGCACCCTGACGGCGGCTGATAATGCAGTGATGTTGGAAGATGCCGCTAAGGGGTTGGAACCGCAGACGCGTAAGTTGTTTGAAGTCTGTCGGATGCGATCGCTCCCTATTTTTACCTTTATCAACAAAATGGATCGTCCCAGTCGCGATCCCCTGGAACTCCTCGATGAGATTGAACAAGAGTTGGGATTAGCCACCTATCCCGTGACTTGGCCCATTGGCAGCGGCGATCGCTTCACCGGAGTTTATGATCGCCGTCAAGGGAAAGTCCACCTCTTCAAACGCACGGCCCATGGAAGTAAGGCCGCTGAAGATACCGTATTCGAACTGGGAGATCCCCGTTTAGCGGACTTAATTGAACCGGAACTCTATCATCAACTCAAGGATGAAATTGAAATTCTCGACGAACTGGGAACAGACTTTGACTTAGAGGCCATTCACGCCGGCCAACTCACCCCTGTCTTTTTCGGCAGTGCCATGACCAACTTTGGGGTGCAGCTCTTCCTCGATGCCTTTGTGGACTATTCCCTCAAACCCTATCCTCGCCACAGTACCCAGGATGACATTGACCCCACCTATCCTGAGTTCACGGGGTTTGTCTTTAAGTTGCAAGCCAACATGGACCCCAAACACCGCGATCGCGTGGCCTTTGTGCGGGTCTGTAGTGGTAAATTCGAGAAAGACATGACCGTACAACACGCGCGAACCGGCAAAACCGTGCGGCTGTCTCGTCCCCAAAAACTCTTTGCCCAAGGGCGAGAATCCCTGGATACCGCCTATCCTGGAGATGTCATCGGCTTAAACAATCCGGGAATGTTTGCCATTGGTGACACCATTTATAACGGTAAGAAATTGGAATATGAAGGGATTCCCTGTTTCTCCCCAGAAATCTTCGCCTATCTGCGGAATGTGAACCCCTCTAAGTTTAAGCAATTCCGGAAAGGGGTGGCAGAACTGCGGGAAGAGGGGGCCGTGCAGATTATGTATTCCGTGGATGAGTCGAAACGAGATCCCATTCTGGCGGCGGTGGGCCAACTGCAATTTGAGGTAGTTCAATTCCGTATGGAAACCGAGTATGGGGTGGATACTCGTTTGGAACTCTTACCCTTTACCGTGGCCCGTTGGGTTCAGGGGGGTTGGCCGGCCCTGGAGGAAGCGGGACGAATTTTTAACACTGCTGCGGTGAAGGACAGTTGGGAGCGTCCGGTGTTGTTGTTCCGCAATGAGTGGAATGTGGCCCAAGTTCAAGCCGATCATCCCAAGTTACAGTTAAGTAACATCGCTCCAGTGGTATCGGGGAAAGAACCGATTGAACGTTGA
- a CDS encoding HAD-IB family phosphatase translates to MSPIVFCDFDGTITLEDTFISTVERFAPQAASRVLPQIYNLSLSLQEGVHQMLEAIPSACYPEIIKLSTTYEIRPGFVELLDFLDERHVPLVVVSGGIQGVIEGVLGDLIQRVRGIHAVKLQTHGTYCSPYSDFEGEGEMVNKLAVIEHYGEPDWILIGDSVTDLKAALAAPRVFARDRLCRYLTERGVTYDSFETFTQVRDRLAQVWR, encoded by the coding sequence ATGTCCCCAATTGTCTTTTGCGATTTCGACGGAACCATCACCCTCGAAGACACCTTCATCTCCACCGTCGAACGATTTGCCCCCCAAGCCGCAAGCCGCGTCTTGCCTCAAATCTACAATCTCAGCCTCAGTCTACAGGAGGGCGTGCATCAAATGCTCGAAGCCATCCCCTCCGCCTGTTACCCCGAAATCATCAAGTTGTCCACCACCTATGAGATACGGCCCGGCTTCGTGGAACTCCTGGATTTTCTCGATGAACGCCATGTTCCCTTAGTTGTGGTCTCTGGGGGGATTCAAGGGGTGATCGAAGGGGTCTTAGGAGACTTAATCCAACGGGTGCGAGGCATCCATGCCGTGAAATTGCAAACTCACGGAACTTACTGTTCTCCCTACTCTGACTTCGAGGGTGAGGGAGAAATGGTCAATAAACTGGCGGTGATTGAGCATTATGGAGAACCCGATTGGATTCTGATTGGGGATTCTGTCACCGATCTTAAGGCGGCCCTGGCGGCTCCTCGGGTGTTTGCTCGCGATCGCCTCTGTCGTTATCTTACGGAACGCGGCGTAACCTACGATTCCTTTGAGACGTTTACCCAAGTTCGCGATCGTCTAGCCCAAGTTTGGAGATAA
- a CDS encoding PAS domain S-box protein yields MSGSFPLNPPFDSLGGDQYIVSPLTLNLSPWRSLLDAGLEAMLVLDDDGNILEVNEVACELFVRSRGELLKSSIDAITEPGFDFAEIQQKLQDYGKIRGAFCVICGERKIHEVDYAISYHVIGDYHLLTLKDVSETRQAQQEVKRLQKQLRDQTQQHQSELTKIQTQLDATQQLISRVTTKPKPLASQPDYSLQEISHHIPGVIYQFRMCPDGSFQFPYASEGIRDIYGVSPESVQEDAAVIFSMVYPDDLAVITQSIHLSKENGTPWYCEYRIIKDEGRIVWLLGHATPQSFPDGSTIWYGYIRDITRQKELEAHQSRLLAILESTSDFVGTADAAGNIFYLNRTWQNFYGDLSKVPKRIEETSPAWVLDLIFEEGLPEARRLGLWQGETAILTAKGEEIPVEQLIMHHVGESEEEEYFSTIIRDIRDRRSKELELQTLTQQLREAQELGHVGDWSFDIQTQEISWSDEVFRIFGMSPHQGEPTFEENIQQIHPDDRLHFINCATQAQQGIPQNFDVRIVRPNGDIAYINSRIRTEFEGEQPTKLFGIVIDITDRKQIEEELRQEEQQTRALLHAIPDIMFRCSPEAVFLDYKPSREVTAYQDPKDFIGKPIDEIFPDSFANEVKQIIAKTFSTGDPQIFEYQLSVAGMRQDFEARFIKVNNEEVLSLIRDISDRKRAEQERQELLVRTQLLNSISLKIRNSLDLETILDSAVTAIFQELELDLCCFGWSCQEDNGESWQVLNERKSENIPSFIGRYSLDNFPTVYEALKQNQIYIINSIKDCDDISVQQLFDGLPIQSYCTVPIQTRGGRLGGFHLGYSRETQTWSADDIWLLNEIANQVAIAIQQADLYQEAQNTSQELSQAYRQLQETQIQLLQAEKMSSLGQLVGGIAHEINNPVSFIYGNLDYAAEYSEGLIELYRRYRQIYPEPVPEIVEYCDAIDLEFLVNDFPKIIQSMKYGATRIRDIIKSLRTFSRLDESSLKEVELHENLESTLVLLQNRLHRGNHEPAIQVVKNYGNLPQIFCYSGLLNQVFMNLLMNAIDAVEVERQHQDPSFSGNYQGQITITTTVISNNSIQISIRDNGCGMTPTTQDKIFNPFFTTKPIGTGTGMGLPTSYQIITQSHQGKLYCNSSLGQGTEFVIELPTKIDVKGSSQI; encoded by the coding sequence ATGTCTGGATCATTTCCACTCAATCCTCCCTTTGATAGTTTGGGGGGAGATCAATATATCGTAAGTCCTTTAACCTTGAACCTCTCTCCTTGGCGCAGTCTCCTTGATGCTGGCTTAGAAGCAATGCTAGTTCTGGATGACGATGGCAATATTCTAGAGGTGAATGAAGTCGCCTGTGAATTATTCGTCCGCTCTCGGGGTGAGTTGCTGAAGTCCTCAATCGATGCGATCACTGAACCTGGGTTTGATTTTGCTGAAATTCAACAAAAACTTCAAGACTATGGTAAAATTCGGGGTGCATTTTGTGTTATTTGTGGTGAACGAAAAATTCATGAAGTTGACTATGCTATTAGCTATCATGTCATTGGTGACTATCACCTTCTAACCCTGAAAGATGTTAGCGAAACCAGACAGGCTCAGCAAGAAGTCAAACGGCTTCAGAAACAACTTCGTGATCAAACACAACAGCATCAGAGCGAACTGACAAAAATCCAGACCCAACTTGACGCAACGCAACAACTCATCTCCCGAGTCACCACAAAACCAAAACCCCTCGCCTCACAACCAGATTATTCCCTCCAAGAGATTTCTCACCACATCCCTGGGGTGATTTACCAGTTTCGGATGTGCCCAGATGGTAGTTTTCAGTTTCCCTATGCCAGTGAAGGAATCCGAGACATTTATGGCGTGAGTCCTGAATCCGTACAAGAGGATGCAGCAGTTATTTTTAGCATGGTATACCCAGATGACCTAGCCGTTATAACCCAGTCAATTCATTTGTCCAAAGAGAACGGTACACCTTGGTATTGTGAGTATCGCATCATCAAAGACGAGGGCCGTATTGTTTGGTTACTGGGTCATGCAACACCCCAATCTTTTCCCGATGGGAGTACTATTTGGTATGGCTATATTCGCGATATTACCCGACAAAAAGAGCTGGAAGCTCATCAAAGTCGTTTACTGGCAATTTTAGAAAGCACGTCTGATTTTGTGGGAACCGCCGATGCAGCAGGGAACATTTTTTATCTCAATCGCACCTGGCAAAACTTTTATGGTGATTTAAGCAAAGTCCCGAAACGAATAGAGGAAACTTCCCCCGCGTGGGTGTTGGATCTGATTTTTGAGGAAGGATTGCCTGAAGCACGTCGTTTAGGACTTTGGCAGGGAGAAACTGCCATCTTAACTGCCAAAGGTGAAGAGATTCCGGTGGAACAGTTGATTATGCACCATGTGGGGGAGTCTGAGGAGGAAGAGTATTTCTCAACGATTATCCGGGATATCCGCGATCGCCGTAGCAAAGAACTAGAGCTACAAACCCTAACTCAACAGCTTAGAGAAGCTCAAGAATTGGGCCATGTTGGAGATTGGTCTTTTGATATTCAAACTCAAGAGATTAGTTGGTCTGATGAGGTATTTCGTATTTTTGGCATGAGTCCCCACCAAGGAGAGCCAACGTTTGAGGAAAATATCCAGCAGATTCATCCTGATGACCGTCTTCATTTCATTAATTGTGCGACTCAAGCACAGCAAGGAATTCCACAAAATTTTGATGTTCGCATTGTCAGACCTAATGGAGACATTGCCTATATCAACAGTCGCATCCGGACTGAATTTGAAGGGGAGCAACCCACTAAATTATTTGGGATTGTTATTGATATCACAGACCGCAAACAAATTGAGGAAGAGCTGCGACAAGAAGAACAACAAACTCGGGCTTTACTCCACGCCATCCCTGATATTATGTTTCGCTGTAGTCCTGAGGCAGTCTTTCTCGACTATAAACCCTCGCGGGAGGTAACCGCTTATCAAGATCCCAAGGATTTTATTGGCAAACCAATCGATGAGATTTTTCCAGATAGTTTTGCTAATGAAGTCAAACAGATTATTGCAAAAACTTTCAGCACCGGGGACCCACAAATATTTGAGTATCAGTTATCTGTAGCGGGAATGAGACAGGATTTTGAGGCCCGCTTTATTAAAGTGAACAATGAAGAAGTTTTATCATTGATTCGAGATATTAGCGATCGCAAGCGAGCAGAGCAGGAACGTCAGGAACTTTTGGTTCGGACACAACTGCTCAACTCTATCAGCCTCAAAATTCGTAACTCCCTCGACTTGGAGACTATCTTAGATAGTGCAGTTACGGCAATTTTTCAGGAACTTGAACTTGATTTGTGCTGCTTTGGCTGGTCTTGTCAAGAGGATAATGGGGAATCTTGGCAAGTGTTGAATGAGCGGAAGAGCGAGAATATTCCTAGTTTTATTGGTCGCTATTCATTAGACAATTTTCCGACCGTCTATGAAGCTCTGAAGCAGAATCAAATTTACATTATAAACTCGATTAAAGACTGTGACGATATTTCAGTGCAACAGCTCTTTGATGGCTTACCCATCCAGTCCTATTGCACAGTCCCCATTCAAACACGGGGAGGACGACTTGGGGGGTTCCATTTAGGCTACAGCCGTGAAACCCAAACTTGGAGTGCTGATGATATTTGGCTATTAAACGAAATCGCCAATCAAGTGGCGATCGCCATCCAGCAAGCTGACCTCTATCAGGAGGCCCAAAACACAAGCCAAGAACTCAGCCAAGCTTACCGTCAACTCCAAGAGACTCAAATTCAGTTACTCCAAGCCGAAAAAATGTCTAGTTTGGGACAGTTAGTCGGAGGAATTGCCCATGAAATTAACAATCCCGTCAGCTTTATCTATGGAAATCTCGACTATGCCGCTGAATACTCGGAGGGGTTGATTGAGCTATATCGTCGCTATCGCCAGATCTATCCCGAGCCAGTTCCGGAAATTGTCGAGTATTGTGATGCCATTGACCTAGAGTTTCTGGTCAATGATTTTCCTAAAATCATTCAGTCCATGAAATACGGTGCAACCCGGATTCGTGACATCATCAAATCGTTGCGTACGTTTTCTCGCTTGGATGAATCGAGCCTGAAAGAAGTCGAACTTCATGAAAACCTAGAGAGTACCTTGGTTCTTTTGCAAAATCGGCTACATCGTGGCAATCATGAGCCAGCAATTCAAGTTGTCAAAAACTATGGCAACCTTCCCCAAATTTTCTGTTATAGCGGCTTGCTCAATCAAGTTTTTATGAATTTACTCATGAATGCTATTGATGCCGTTGAAGTTGAGCGTCAGCACCAAGATCCCTCGTTCTCAGGGAACTATCAAGGACAAATTACGATTACAACAACCGTCATCTCCAACAACTCGATTCAAATCAGCATTCGTGACAACGGCTGTGGCATGACTCCAACCACCCAAGACAAGATATTTAATCCTTTTTTTACAACCAAACCGATTGGTACAGGAACAGGGATGGGCTTACCCACCAGTTATCAAATCATCACCCAATCGCACCAAGGCAAACTTTACTGTAACTCGTCCCTCGGTCAAGGAACGGAATTTGTCATCGAACTGCCGACAAAAATTGATGTGAAGGGAAGTTCTCAAATCTAG